One Punica granatum isolate Tunisia-2019 chromosome 3, ASM765513v2, whole genome shotgun sequence genomic window carries:
- the LOC116199174 gene encoding LOB domain-containing protein 42-like, which produces MSCNGCRVLRKGCSDDCPIRPCLQWIKSADAQANATMFLAKFYGRAGLLNLINAGPDHLRPAIFRSLLYEACGRIINPIYGSVGLLWSGNWAQCQSAVDSVLKGTSQFMQIPSSDILGGTAELAVRALKCSCDIRHIKKSASSVSQDLRKAHHRTQYKRIKLDSELDVPKPSLWICPAPIYEETSHRENVSTEDESNFSAETIEDSLVAMVAKGTKSEQIWKFSGPTVEKMPAANRESTLGLELTLGLNLRGVHGQVGTSIEQFSGP; this is translated from the exons ATGAGTTGCAATGGGTGTAGGGTTCTTCGTAAAGGTTGTAGCGACGACTGCCCGATAAGGCCGTGCCTTCAGTGGATCAAATCGGCCGATGCCCAGGCCAATGCCACCATGTTCCTGGCCAAGTTCTACGGCCGTGCCGGACTCCTCAACCTCATTAATGCTGGTCCCGACCACCTCCGACCTG CTATATTCAGATCACTTCTTTACGAGGCATGTGGGCGGATCATAAATCCGATATACGGGTCAGTCGGGCTGCTATGGTCTGGCAACTGGGCACAATGTCAATCTGCGGTCGACTCGGTCCTAAAGGGCACCTCCCAGTTCATGCAAATCCCCTCCTCCGACATATTGGGTGGGACGGCCGAGCTAGCGGTCCGGGCGCTTAAGTGCTCATGTGACATCCGTCACATCAAGAAGTCCGCCTCATCAGTCTCGCAGGACCTCCGCAAGGCCCACCACCGCACACAGTACAAGCGGATCAAGCTCGACTCAGAGCTGGACGTACCGAAACCCAGCCTATGGATCTGTCCCGCCCCAATCTACGAGGAGACAAGCCACCGGGAAAACGTTAGCACAGAGGATGAGAGTAACTTCTCTGCTGAGACCATTGAGGATTCGCTCGTGGCAATGGTAGCAAAGGGTACCAAGTCGGAGCAGATCTGGAAGTTCAGCGGGCCAACGGTCGAGAAGATGCCTGCGGCTAACCGTGAGAGCACACTCGGGTTGGAGCTAACCCTGGGACTGAACCTTCGAGGGGTCCATGGTCAAGTAGGTACATCGATCGAGCAGTTTTCTGGCCCCTAA